The DNA segment TGTCCTAAAAGTCCTCCGGCAAGTCCCCCAAGTGCCTGACCTTGCTTCTCAGCGTCATCATCGCGGATGGAAATCTCACGCACTTCAAGTACACGGCATCGCTGAACCGCTTTGGCGACACCTACCTCACCTGACCTATAGAGGGATTCACCTATCTCAGGGCCACCGCCACAAGCAGAAACACTAAAGATCAACACGGTCATTAAAGAAAAAACTCTTAGGTTCAATGTCATTATTATTATACTCCAGCTCTCAGAAAAAACTTCTGAATAACTTATCTGCATATTATTGGAATATCAAACAATAAATATTTACATGTGCTGGTGGTAGTATCTTAGTTTGAGTATTTTATCTTTTCAGCCCTGTTCTTTTCTTCAAAGTTCCTTTCTGATGCGTCTGCCCGTTTCCCGCAGCCATGCGAAACGCCTTTACTGAACTGCCCCTATCAGCAGGTCAGGTTTGAAAGTGAGTGTATGGCCGGGTGCAGTGCTCCCCTTCTTTGGACCACCGGAGATTAGCATTTCCGGTTTCTTGCAGTGCTACCCTTCTTTGGACCACCGGAGATTAGCATTTCCGGTTTCTATCAGGGTGACGCGCCGGATGCGTCACCTGATACCACGAGTGTGATCGGGGGTTTATACAATCCGAGGTGCAGCTTGCAACGAGAAGGGTGAAAATTACAAGGTACTAGAAGACTGTACTAAAGCCATAGAGCTGTATGGTTCAGGAGAACTAGGAGCTGCAATGGCACATACGATTCGAGGTACGGTGTGGGCTAGAACAGACGAACATGACAAAGTAATTAAGGATTTTGATTCAGCTCTTGGGCTTAAGCTAGAAGGTAAAGTAACTATACATTAAAGCGCTGTAACTTTAACTCTCAAATCAACAGACAAGTTGGCTGAAAAAAATGAACTAATGGAAGCGCATCGTGATCAAGGAGAATTTGACACGTGGTTATCTAGGATTGAAAAGGGACAAAATATATTTGATAAAATTAATAAATATGTGCATCTCTTCATAGATTATTTTCCATAAGTGACTCCAGTCTTGTTTATGATGAAATTCTAGAACGTCTTACTAAAGAAAATAGAAGACATTGCATCAGGTTGAGGTATTTCCAACAGCTTTAGGGTAATATATATATAATATATTTGACTTCAAAATATCTTATAATTTAAAATTAGACTAATGAGATAATAATTTTTAGGATTAGTTCCATGAGTGATGATGATTCAAATAAACCATTGACCAAAGAAGACCTTCAAGGCATAATTTTCAAATGGGTAGTTGTTTTAGGAATAATTCTCGTTGCACTATATTTTATTTTTTCGCCATTCCAACAGTGCATAAGACAAGTAGGTATTAAAAATTATATGGAAAGTCCGGGTCAATACGTGTGCCGCTGGGCATCATGGTAGGTGTGAGTTGTCCCCATCAACACGTCCAGTTTGAAAGTTAGTATATGACCTTTCTAGGTAAGCTAGGATCACATATTCCCTGACACTCAAGGTGGACCAGTTAAATCGGAGGATCACGTTGGCAGCCGTTCAACCAGATGGTGGATGACCAAGGCCGTATCCGCGGCGATGTCCTGCTTTTGATCATCAGGCATGAGATCATCCATATCAGCTTTGAATGCTACATTATCGACTCTTGAACGAAGCCGGGCTTCAAAATCTTCACGGGAGAGTGGCTCCGCACCCCTATTCTCTCTAAGTTTGTTCAACGCTTCGATTACCCACTCCGGGTCAGCTATTCCTTCCCGGATAGCATGTCCAATGTCAAAGAGGTCACGACCCCGGCTCCGCTCGTAGAGAGCGTTCATTTTTCTGCCGATGAGTTCATGAACGTTTGGTATCGGCACGATCGCATTGCCGGAATGCCATGATGATGACATTTCATAAGGCTTCTTCTCCAGACCGAATACATGATCATGGTCCCGTGTGTTGATTTCTATTTTGAGTTGGACGGGTTTTTTCGGATTTTCCTGCGACGGCAACCGGTAGTAGAGTTTGTAAATATAGCTTTTGCTCTTGCCGCGCTCCTGCCCCTCCCGTACAGGCTTGTTAAGCCAGGGGTCAAGACCGAAGCGTATAGCGTCAATGGTCGGGGCGAGGTCTTTGTCCCTGACCTGAATGAGGTCAATATCTTCGGAGAAGCGGGAGGGCTTATCCATGTGGATCTTGTTGAGCGCTGTCCCTCCGATAAAGTAGATTCGGTCCTGAATCTCCGGGTGGGAAAAAATATCCGCGACCGCACGGGAGACGACCATGTCCTGTTCTACCTGCCGAGGATCAGTCCATGGTGTCTTTTCCGCCCACTCCTCTATTTGCTCGGGGCGTATCATGTCAGGATGGCTCATAGATCAGGGTCCAGTTCATGGTTGATGTCGAGCTTCCAGCCATCATCGACAATCCGCTGCAGGGGCATTCCCGGCTGCAGGGGAGTCACCGTCTTCGCTTGCGATTTTACATAATCCTTGAGTGGTACCGCTCTTTCGCCATGGCCCGTGTACTCCATCACATGGCCGAGACGCTGCGCCCAGGTAACGGGTGCAGTCGCTGCCGCCTTTACTAGAAGGTCTGGGTCTATCCGCTCTCCCATTTCCGTGATGATGGTGGCCACATTATCGATACCGGCGGCGCGGTGTGCGTAACCGACAAGGTCAATGGCGGTTGCCTCCGGTGTTGAGGTGACGATCGGGAGCGGGGCACGCGTCAGGCTGATGTTCTCTGTCGGGATATGATCCAGCTGCTTGCGGACAACAAAACGCACCCTGATACGGCCGCACCGGAGCATGCGCCGCGGACGTTCCACCATCACCTGGAATACCATTGGTATCTGATGGGATGCGCCATGAAAATCAGATGCGGTCATCAATCCGGCATAGTAGTTGAGGCCGAGATGCTCCATCAGCGCAGGAATAAATTCTGTGGCCGGAAGGCAGCCCCATATTCTTGTGTAGCGCTCTTTCAGGATGACGTAGAAGTTATGAGCCGGGTGCGCGATCAGCTTCTCCTTGCCGAGCCGGTAGAGCGCATGACGGATCGCTTCCGGGCTTGCGCTCAGAGCGTCGCGGGCTTCTGCGGTCGTGAAATGACACCGTCCGGACCGGCTGAGATCATCGATATAGTCGCGGGCATAGGACATGGGCATCGTCATACGCTCTTCTGCTACATTATGCAAATGGCTTTATTGTGAGGCCATTAATGTGAAAACGGCAGTTTTACTTATTGAAAAGGGGTGACCTACCCCCCACCAGCCTGCACTTTGGGCGCTCCTGGCGCAACGTCGGCGGTCGGTAAAGGGGTTTTAGTACCCTTTTTCTTGATATTCAGATAACGGCAGAGCAAAAGAGCCGTATAGGGGATGTCGGAATTGGCCTCTTTATCATCTTTCTGTCCGGATGAGCGTGAGAGCCTTGCATGCATCCTAATGCGTACGAAAATTGAGACCAAACCGAAACTTCAATGTGTTCAATTGCATCCTGAACTGGCTCCATTTAACTGGTTCAGTTTGAAAGTTAGTTTATGACCGTTACTTGATTAGTGTGGGGTACATCTTCACTAACATTCAGGGGGACCAGTTAAATGGGGAAGGGTCAATTCGGTATTGATTAGAACCTCCGATGGTTTGTTTATGGTACTATTGATTGATGGCTGAAATTACATCTGAAGAGCAAAACTCAATTACTGACCTGCATAATGTAGGTTTCGAGTCTGGACTGCTCTTCCTGCGCTGGAGCGATGCGGGTAATGACCTGCCAGTGTCTTCACGGTACTTGCTACCTAAAAAGACCAGCTCTGAGCCACCTCCCCGCGCGGCGGGTCCTTGGCTTACGTCAGAACACTTTCATTATTTCTGCCGATGGCCACTCTTTCCGGTTTTCCGGAACAAAGCCATGATCTTTCAGGATTGCGCGTTCCTTCCGTTTAAGCCCCCCGGCGTTTCAAAAGAAAAGTTGAAGAAGCTGTTTGACGAGATCATTCACCATATAAACTCCGGTAGCATCTGATGGCGTATATGCTTGTACGAATAGGGCGCATAGACGGGACAATTAGCTCAAGGCTTGATCTTGGAAATACATTTGTGACAAAGGGAGAGGCAAACGTTTATG comes from the Parvularculales bacterium genome and includes:
- a CDS encoding nucleotidyl transferase AbiEii/AbiGii toxin family protein, which codes for MSHPDMIRPEQIEEWAEKTPWTDPRQVEQDMVVSRAVADIFSHPEIQDRIYFIGGTALNKIHMDKPSRFSEDIDLIQVRDKDLAPTIDAIRFGLDPWLNKPVREGQERGKSKSYIYKLYYRLPSQENPKKPVQLKIEINTRDHDHVFGLEKKPYEMSSSWHSGNAIVPIPNVHELIGRKMNALYERSRGRDLFDIGHAIREGIADPEWVIEALNKLRENRGAEPLSREDFEARLRSRVDNVAFKADMDDLMPDDQKQDIAADTALVIHHLVERLPT
- a CDS encoding type IV toxin-antitoxin system AbiEi family antitoxin, whose protein sequence is MEHLGLNYYAGLMTASDFHGASHQIPMVFQVMVERPRRMLRCGRIRVRFVVRKQLDHIPTENISLTRAPLPIVTSTPEATAIDLVGYAHRAAGIDNVATIITEMGERIDPDLLVKAAATAPVTWAQRLGHVMEYTGHGERAVPLKDYVKSQAKTVTPLQPGMPLQRIVDDGWKLDINHELDPDL